The following coding sequences are from one Haploplasma axanthum window:
- a CDS encoding nucleoside phosphorylase → MITSSYRDSNEILKVSDVATKYPKSFKTIIITFQAKVKTKLIEMNLINELPNIEIGSSSGKFPVYEVVGFEDIIFYFSPIGAPITVGILEEIVYTFDIKNVVLYGACGVLDKAITSGKIVIPTKAYRDEGTSYHYMPASDFVDIYEHDKISNIFAAAGISYVKGYTWTTDAFYRETMEIFLERKKQGCIVVEMEISAVAAFAKLRGVNFYPFVYAADNLDSSNWDKRILGSLDIDSRVNYFLVARLLASKLS, encoded by the coding sequence ATGATTACAAGTAGTTATAGAGATTCAAATGAAATCTTAAAGGTTAGTGATGTGGCAACAAAATATCCTAAAAGTTTTAAAACAATTATTATTACATTTCAAGCAAAAGTAAAAACAAAATTAATTGAAATGAACTTGATTAATGAATTACCAAATATTGAAATAGGATCTTCAAGTGGTAAATTTCCAGTGTATGAAGTAGTTGGTTTTGAAGATATTATCTTTTACTTTTCTCCAATAGGAGCACCTATAACAGTAGGTATTTTAGAAGAAATAGTATATACATTTGATATTAAAAATGTTGTCTTATATGGAGCTTGTGGTGTTTTAGATAAAGCGATAACTTCAGGAAAAATTGTTATTCCGACAAAAGCATATCGTGATGAAGGAACAAGTTATCATTATATGCCAGCAAGTGATTTTGTTGATATATATGAACATGATAAAATATCTAATATTTTCGCTGCTGCGGGTATTAGTTATGTTAAAGGATACACATGGACAACGGATGCTTTTTATAGAGAAACAATGGAAATCTTTTTGGAAAGAAAAAAACAAGGGTGTATTGTTGTAGAAATGGAAATAAGTGCAGTTGCTGCATTTGCAAAATTAAGAGGTGTTAATTTTTATCCTTTCGTATATGCTGCTGATAATCTTGATTCATCAAATTGGGATAAGAGAATTCTTGGTTCCTTGGATATTGATTCCAGAGTAAATTATTTTTTAGTAGCAAGGCTTTTAGCAAGTAAACTATCATAA
- a CDS encoding S66 family peptidase has protein sequence MIKPKKLNKGDKVAIVSLSSGILGEKFTSHQLNLGIERLKSFGLIPVFMPNSLKGLEHIKNNPQDRAQDLKDAFFNDEIKGIICVIGGDDTFRTLPYLMEDKSFIEKVKSNPKVFTGYSDTTINHLMFYKLGMVSYYGPNFLVDLAELDSEMLPYTKESFMRFFVNEQQNEIKSSSLWYEERSDFSNLVLGTSRISHAEKRGFEFFRGKNSVEGILLGGCLESLYDAIVSERYKEEKEIIERYSLFPSDWKNKILFLETSEEKHNPKHYREMLNELKKKDIFKNVSAVIVGKPQDEVYYNEYKDIILDITSEYMVPIVFNLNFGHAHPKTIIPYGIKMKIDFKDKKIFINETMFEK, from the coding sequence ATGATAAAACCTAAAAAATTAAATAAAGGTGATAAAGTTGCTATTGTGAGTTTATCTAGTGGAATTCTTGGAGAAAAGTTTACAAGTCATCAACTTAATCTAGGAATTGAAAGATTAAAAAGTTTTGGACTTATTCCTGTATTTATGCCTAATTCATTAAAAGGATTAGAACACATTAAAAATAATCCTCAAGATAGAGCACAGGATTTAAAAGATGCATTTTTTAATGATGAAATAAAAGGTATTATATGCGTAATTGGTGGGGATGATACTTTTAGAACTTTACCATACTTAATGGAAGATAAAAGCTTTATCGAAAAAGTAAAATCAAATCCTAAAGTTTTTACTGGATATTCAGATACAACAATAAATCATTTAATGTTTTATAAACTTGGAATGGTTAGTTATTATGGACCAAATTTTTTAGTTGATTTAGCAGAATTAGACAGTGAAATGTTACCATATACTAAAGAAAGTTTTATGAGATTCTTTGTTAATGAACAACAAAATGAAATTAAATCTAGTAGTCTATGGTACGAAGAAAGAAGTGACTTTTCGAATTTAGTTTTAGGAACTAGTAGAATATCACATGCTGAAAAACGTGGATTCGAATTTTTTAGAGGAAAAAATAGTGTTGAAGGTATATTGTTAGGTGGATGCTTGGAAAGTTTATATGATGCTATTGTGAGTGAAAGATATAAAGAAGAAAAAGAAATTATTGAAAGATATAGTCTTTTTCCAAGTGATTGGAAGAATAAAATATTATTTCTAGAAACTAGTGAGGAAAAACATAATCCAAAACACTATCGAGAAATGCTTAATGAATTAAAAAAGAAGGATATTTTTAAAAATGTTTCAGCAGTTATAGTAGGTAAACCACAAGATGAAGTTTATTACAATGAATATAAAGATATTATTTTGGATATAACAAGTGAGTATATGGTTCCAATTGTTTTTAACTTAAATTTTGGACATGCTCATCCAAAAACAATAATCCCATATGGAATAAAAATGAAGATAGATTTTAAAGATAAAAAAATATTTATAAATGAAACTATGTTTGAAAAATAA
- a CDS encoding IS91 family transposase — protein sequence MTKTDYILNTYTESLMIAKSISNRVYQNEFNRLFNLKHIRDKFDNKITIKDIFLNCWDKFKSNNIDKLRSSVIKNVEDIIFCKDYRKGYIAFSCKRCDNFTFTAFSCNSRFCSTCGKKYRDFRSIEIQSKLINVSHRHFVFTVAEELRIYFFKYRDMQNLLFDAVNDTLTNTSITSKKEIANNYKLGFVSFLHTFGRDLKPNPHIHALVAEAKVSSSGNVKKYHYFHFEQLRKYFMFSLLNLMSNYLNESHPSELKAFNILKYYLIKTYSKGFYIYAPPNNSKLTTIKDIANYIARYGSHPAISESRIVSIDYASNTITWKFNPHEDDGLTSDDPNYQGTKFITESIDAFIIKLIRHIPDKHFHLIRYFGFYANKSKTIPKIPKILWINRIRMLKSMLKYTVLLYNTFKFDPHICKCGSKMTFDYSLSYFPMKGCVF from the coding sequence ATGACAAAGACTGACTACATACTTAATACTTATACTGAAAGTTTAATGATTGCTAAATCTATAAGTAATAGAGTTTATCAAAATGAATTTAATAGACTTTTTAATTTGAAACATATTAGAGATAAATTTGATAATAAAATTACTATCAAAGATATCTTTTTAAATTGTTGGGATAAATTTAAATCTAATAATATAGATAAACTACGTTCTTCAGTTATTAAAAATGTCGAAGACATAATTTTCTGCAAGGACTATCGAAAGGGATATATTGCTTTTAGCTGTAAACGTTGTGATAATTTCACTTTTACAGCTTTTTCTTGTAACTCTAGGTTTTGTTCTACTTGTGGTAAAAAATATCGTGACTTTCGTTCAATAGAGATTCAGTCTAAACTTATTAATGTTTCTCATAGGCATTTTGTTTTTACTGTTGCTGAAGAACTACGTATTTATTTCTTTAAATATCGTGATATGCAAAACTTACTTTTTGATGCTGTTAATGATACTCTTACTAATACTTCTATCACTTCTAAAAAAGAAATTGCTAATAACTATAAATTAGGTTTTGTTTCTTTCTTACATACTTTTGGTAGAGATTTAAAACCTAATCCACATATTCATGCTTTAGTTGCTGAGGCCAAAGTTAGTTCTTCTGGTAATGTGAAAAAATATCATTATTTTCATTTTGAACAGTTAAGAAAATATTTTATGTTCTCTTTATTAAACCTAATGTCTAACTACTTAAATGAATCTCATCCTAGCGAACTAAAAGCTTTCAACATTCTAAAATACTATTTAATTAAGACTTACTCTAAAGGGTTTTATATCTATGCTCCTCCTAATAACTCTAAACTTACTACCATTAAAGATATTGCTAATTACATTGCTAGATATGGCTCTCATCCTGCTATTAGTGAATCTAGGATTGTTTCTATTGATTATGCTAGTAACACTATTACCTGGAAGTTTAATCCTCATGAAGATGATGGTCTAACTAGTGATGATCCTAATTATCAAGGTACTAAGTTTATTACCGAATCTATTGATGCTTTTATCATCAAACTTATCAGACATATTCCTGATAAGCATTTTCATCTTATTAGATATTTTGGTTTTTATGCTAATAAATCTAAAACTATTCCTAAAATACCCAAAATATTATGGATTAATAGAATTCGTATGTTAAAATCTATGTTGAAATATACTGTATTACTTTATAATACTTTTAAGTTCGATCCACACATTTGTAAGTGTGGATCCAAAATGACTTTTGATTATTCATTGTCTTATTTCCCTATGAAAGGTTGTGTTTTTTAG
- a CDS encoding helix-turn-helix domain-containing protein, protein MNTELFAERLKEYRKTNNLTQEELANILYVSRKTISKWETKRGLPEIYMLDSISKLLNITIDELLKSTGDSKVLISKFNEDKKKYLGCSLIIDLVFIIVFVLSDIPTILNNLLRNISLGILVLNFGFFIIMKILNYYTNAYHNRKKSLTDYYFIYYDVNKNIIAGNIVFGFISFLKVCTYVFAPKNMIERLTILGSVIALIITIIIVATRVKEIIRYVKNRQN, encoded by the coding sequence ATGAATACTGAATTGTTTGCAGAGAGATTAAAAGAATATAGGAAAACAAATAATCTTACACAAGAGGAATTAGCAAATATCTTATATGTATCAAGAAAAACAATATCTAAATGGGAAACAAAAAGAGGTTTACCAGAGATTTATATGCTTGATAGTATTTCAAAGCTTCTTAATATTACAATTGATGAATTACTTAAATCAACAGGTGATTCAAAAGTATTGATTAGTAAATTTAATGAAGATAAGAAAAAGTATTTGGGATGCAGTTTAATAATTGATTTAGTATTTATTATAGTATTTGTTTTATCTGATATACCCACAATACTTAATAATTTACTAAGGAATATATCATTAGGTATATTAGTTTTAAACTTTGGATTTTTTATAATTATGAAAATTTTGAATTATTATACAAATGCTTATCATAATAGAAAAAAATCTTTAACAGATTATTATTTTATTTATTATGATGTAAATAAAAATATTATTGCGGGTAATATTGTTTTTGGATTTATTAGTTTTTTAAAAGTTTGTACATATGTTTTCGCCCCAAAGAATATGATTGAACGATTAACAATATTAGGGAGTGTTATTGCATTAATCATAACAATTATAATAGTAGCAACAAGAGTAAAGGAGATTATCAGATATGTCAAGAATAGACAAAATTAA
- a CDS encoding Type 1 glutamine amidotransferase-like domain-containing protein: protein MKKLFLTSSFKDVHEKLYEFTGDLTGKRVTFIPTAGNVEKFNVNIKSGIKSIEKLGMIVDLLDVSKADNSEIERKILENDIIYISGGNTFYLLQELKKSNAFEMIKQEVEKGKLYIGESAGSIITSPNIEYIKLMDTIKKAPELSDLKGLALVEFYTVPHQGNFPFKNAVEKILKTYASELNLQPISNKEVIVVSGKEVKII from the coding sequence GTGAAAAAATTGTTTTTAACTTCATCTTTTAAAGATGTACATGAAAAATTATATGAATTTACAGGTGATTTAACAGGAAAAAGAGTAACATTTATTCCGACAGCAGGAAATGTTGAAAAATTTAATGTAAATATTAAATCAGGAATTAAATCAATTGAAAAATTAGGTATGATTGTAGATTTACTTGATGTTTCAAAAGCAGATAATAGCGAAATAGAAAGAAAAATTTTGGAAAATGATATTATATATATATCAGGTGGTAATACGTTTTATTTATTACAAGAGTTAAAAAAATCTAATGCATTTGAAATGATTAAACAAGAAGTTGAAAAAGGTAAATTATATATTGGTGAATCGGCAGGGTCAATTATTACATCACCAAATATTGAGTACATTAAACTAATGGATACAATAAAGAAAGCGCCTGAATTAAGTGATTTAAAAGGTTTAGCTTTAGTAGAGTTTTATACTGTTCCACATCAAGGAAATTTTCCTTTCAAGAATGCAGTTGAGAAAATATTGAAGACATATGCTAGTGAATTAAATTTACAACCAATAAGTAATAAAGAAGTTATTGTTGTTTCAGGTAAAGAAGTGAAAATAATTTAA
- a CDS encoding glycerophosphodiester phosphodiesterase translates to MQSKINIFNVIKDSLKLIKKNFWGYIITIIGIEALALFVMNEFGKRVFNIALLTANVGGITNKNFTVIFKNPITIFLLLTIIVISAIFVVLQITITNYYASRDYSKEKTNIKTPFKALKKIKPAHLLVLIIYIFLIMPNGNLGVASGLTAKIHLPRFIVDSIFENTFYTIVYISGIILSFYLNLRFFYTFAIFTNEDLSFIESMKKSWQLTKQNLLKILLLVLIITLLSLLFILLSYGINYGLYSILSSLFPKHSNIIRSTLQELFVFTYVIILSASTIFLIQITVVSYHQIEAKNIIFTSSNFVTPIKKMVTISLSLLIFLSLTIIIHNNQKNPNLSGEIMIVSHRGESVYAIENTLDSLRIANTHNPSYVEIDIQQTKDNEIVVFHDSTLRRLANRANTIKSLTLAELKNITLRHNGYESKIASFDEYLSLAKELNQPLLIEIKTTNQDSITFMNDIITKIEALDMMEMVIFQSLDLNFIIKFKEQYPNITTGYIIGFTLGSLENYNVNFFSIESSSITARILSDIERYNKSLFIWTVNDRARMQTYIQSNIAGIITDYPGMANTIKKEFERNHFNRVFWRLDFKFY, encoded by the coding sequence ATGCAAAGTAAAATAAATATTTTCAACGTTATTAAAGACAGTTTAAAATTAATAAAAAAGAATTTTTGGGGATATATTATAACAATAATAGGAATTGAAGCACTTGCTTTATTTGTAATGAATGAATTTGGTAAAAGAGTTTTTAATATTGCTTTACTAACTGCAAATGTCGGTGGAATAACAAACAAAAATTTTACTGTTATTTTTAAAAATCCAATAACAATTTTTCTATTACTTACAATCATTGTTATCTCAGCAATCTTTGTTGTTCTTCAAATAACAATAACTAATTATTATGCAAGTAGAGATTATAGTAAAGAAAAAACAAATATCAAAACACCATTTAAAGCATTGAAAAAAATTAAACCCGCACATCTCTTAGTTTTAATCATCTATATTTTTTTAATAATGCCTAACGGAAATTTAGGAGTAGCATCAGGTTTAACTGCCAAAATCCATCTTCCTCGTTTTATTGTTGATTCTATCTTTGAAAACACATTTTATACTATAGTCTATATTAGTGGTATTATACTCTCTTTCTATTTAAACCTCCGATTCTTTTATACATTTGCAATTTTTACTAATGAAGATTTATCATTCATTGAATCTATGAAAAAAAGCTGGCAATTAACTAAACAAAACTTGCTTAAAATACTACTTTTAGTATTAATAATTACTTTGTTGTCATTATTATTCATATTGTTAAGTTATGGAATCAATTATGGTTTATATTCTATATTAAGTAGTCTTTTCCCAAAACATAGCAACATCATAAGATCAACTTTACAAGAGTTATTTGTTTTTACATATGTTATAATCTTATCTGCATCAACAATTTTTTTAATCCAAATAACTGTTGTAAGTTATCACCAAATTGAAGCTAAAAACATAATTTTTACTTCTTCAAATTTTGTAACACCTATTAAAAAGATGGTAACAATAAGTTTATCACTGCTAATATTTTTAAGCTTAACAATCATTATTCATAACAATCAAAAGAATCCTAATCTTTCTGGTGAAATTATGATTGTATCTCATCGAGGTGAATCAGTATACGCGATTGAGAATACTTTGGATTCATTAAGAATTGCAAATACTCATAATCCTTCCTATGTTGAAATCGATATTCAACAAACAAAGGATAATGAAATAGTTGTTTTTCACGATTCAACGCTTAGAAGACTTGCGAATAGAGCTAACACAATAAAATCACTTACTTTAGCAGAACTAAAAAACATAACACTAAGACACAACGGTTATGAATCAAAAATTGCATCTTTTGATGAATATTTATCATTAGCTAAAGAATTAAATCAACCTTTACTAATTGAGATTAAAACTACAAACCAAGATAGTATTACATTTATGAATGATATAATAACTAAAATCGAAGCACTCGATATGATGGAAATGGTGATTTTTCAATCACTTGACTTAAACTTTATCATAAAATTTAAAGAACAATATCCAAATATCACAACAGGTTATATAATCGGATTTACTCTTGGTTCACTAGAAAACTATAATGTTAATTTCTTCTCAATTGAATCATCATCAATAACAGCCAGAATATTATCAGATATTGAAAGATATAATAAATCTCTTTTTATTTGGACGGTAAACGATCGAGCAAGAATGCAAACTTACATTCAATCAAATATTGCAGGTATTATTACCGATTATCCTGGAATGGCCAATACTATAAAAAAAGAGTTCGAACGTAATCATTTTAATCGTGTTTTTTGGAGATTAGATTTCAAGTTCTACTAA
- a CDS encoding GGDEF domain-containing protein has product MKNEYFLKAQERLKNEFGLNILDDLILDSKERVFLFSINVEDDIEFTVMLGNLEILGLENKNKIMLSELLNYFDFNNDYARVLGKKEAFKQLKDFFLENNKAHKIVFPILVNNKRYWINAYQRPVSKNSKINYCVFSEISKSMSNEEIAWYNSHIDPLTGLYNKYTFDYHYNIRYTNENLHVIYLDVDNLKKINDTYGHKIGDQVLIELASVLKKYETEYNHFYRIGGDEFLGLIFMDEIRIKELLQKILDEIMKKIFSDEEIKVTISIGVVRALQRKNLVDKADKLLYKAKNQGKNGYVYEIEGE; this is encoded by the coding sequence ATGAAAAATGAATACTTTTTAAAAGCACAAGAGAGATTAAAGAATGAGTTTGGTTTGAATATTCTAGATGACTTAATATTAGATAGTAAAGAACGCGTTTTCCTTTTTTCTATTAATGTTGAAGATGATATTGAATTTACTGTAATGTTGGGAAATTTAGAAATATTAGGACTTGAAAATAAGAATAAAATAATGTTGAGTGAGCTTTTAAATTATTTTGATTTTAATAATGATTATGCAAGAGTCTTAGGGAAAAAAGAGGCATTTAAACAATTAAAAGATTTCTTTTTAGAAAATAATAAAGCACATAAAATTGTTTTTCCAATTTTAGTTAACAATAAAAGATATTGGATAAATGCATATCAAAGACCAGTATCTAAAAATTCTAAAATAAATTATTGTGTTTTTTCTGAAATTAGTAAAAGTATGTCAAATGAAGAAATTGCATGGTATAACTCACATATTGATCCTCTAACAGGCTTATATAATAAATATACTTTTGATTATCATTATAATATAAGATATACAAATGAAAATCTTCATGTCATTTATTTAGATGTTGATAATCTTAAGAAAATAAATGATACATACGGTCATAAAATTGGTGATCAAGTTTTAATTGAATTGGCAAGTGTATTGAAAAAATATGAAACTGAATATAATCATTTCTATAGAATAGGTGGAGATGAGTTTTTAGGATTAATTTTTATGGATGAAATAAGGATTAAAGAATTACTTCAAAAAATATTAGATGAAATAATGAAAAAAATATTTAGTGATGAAGAGATTAAAGTAACTATTTCAATTGGTGTAGTAAGAGCACTTCAACGTAAAAATTTAGTTGATAAAGCTGATAAATTGCTTTATAAGGCTAAAAATCAAGGCAAAAATGGATATGTATATGAAATTGAAGGAGAATAA